From Bacteroidota bacterium, the proteins below share one genomic window:
- a CDS encoding quinone-dependent dihydroorotate dehydrogenase — protein MYRSFLKPLLFLFDPEQVHHAVFGILRNGMRIPIVRPLVRSMYRVDDPGLKRTVAGLEFPNPVGLAAGFDKDARLYRELGDLGFGFVEIGTVTPRPQAGNPRPRLFRLPLDEALINRMGFNNAGATAAAERLRKRRPGLIIGGNIGKNKDTPNEQAVNDYLLCLEALYPVVDYFVVNVSSPNTPGLRALQEKEPLLAILRQLMKRCSDLAKGGKARPVFLKIAPDLSTEQLDDIVAVVLEAGLAGVIASNTTLDRSGLKTASEQVEAIGAGGLSGRPLTRKSTAVIRHIAGRAQKRFAIIGVGGIHSPEEAQEKLDAGADLVQLYTGFIYEGPGLVKRILRSLVR, from the coding sequence CTGTACCGTTCCTTCCTGAAACCACTCCTGTTCCTGTTCGACCCGGAGCAGGTGCATCATGCGGTCTTTGGTATCCTGCGAAACGGGATGCGTATCCCGATCGTGCGGCCGCTGGTACGGTCGATGTACCGGGTGGACGATCCCGGCCTGAAACGTACCGTAGCCGGATTGGAATTTCCCAACCCGGTTGGCCTGGCAGCCGGCTTCGATAAGGATGCCCGGCTGTACCGGGAACTGGGTGATCTCGGTTTCGGCTTTGTCGAGATCGGTACGGTGACCCCGCGACCACAAGCCGGAAATCCCCGGCCTCGGTTGTTTAGGCTGCCCCTAGATGAAGCCCTGATCAACCGCATGGGTTTCAACAATGCCGGCGCAACCGCCGCGGCGGAACGATTGCGAAAGCGACGCCCCGGATTGATCATCGGCGGGAACATCGGAAAGAACAAGGATACACCCAACGAACAGGCGGTGAATGACTACCTGCTGTGTCTGGAGGCTTTGTATCCGGTGGTCGATTACTTCGTCGTGAATGTCAGTTCCCCGAACACGCCCGGTCTCCGCGCGCTGCAGGAGAAAGAACCCTTGTTGGCGATTCTACGGCAACTGATGAAACGGTGCAGTGATTTGGCTAAGGGAGGGAAAGCCAGACCGGTTTTCCTGAAGATAGCGCCGGATCTCAGCACGGAACAACTGGACGATATTGTCGCGGTTGTCCTCGAGGCGGGCTTGGCCGGTGTGATCGCTTCGAATACGACGCTGGACCGGAGCGGATTGAAGACCGCTTCGGAACAGGTGGAGGCCATCGGAGCCGGTGGACTAAGCGGACGCCCCCTGACCCGTAAATCAACCGCAGTCATCCGCCACATCGCCGGGCGCGCGCAAAAGCGCTTCGCCATCATCGGCGTGGGTGGAATTCATTCACCGGAAGAAGCTCAGG
- a CDS encoding metal-dependent transcriptional regulator: MAHSTSEENYLKSIYHLSKSEGGSIGTNVLAADLNTTAASVTEMLKRLSGKRLVDYRPYHGVSLTLAGRKAALATIRKHRLWEMFLVKSLGFGWDQVHDIAEQLEHIQSDLLTDRLEAFLGHPAFDPHGDPIPDSRGRMPDRRELRLVELSPGESGILCSVGTDDPEFLRQLDELGIGLGTRIQLEDRYAFDGSARIRIRPGRRQLYLAEPLMRHLFIQRPAQAGKRASTKRQFTRTGK, from the coding sequence ATGGCGCATTCCACCTCTGAGGAGAACTACCTGAAATCCATCTATCACCTGTCCAAGTCGGAAGGCGGATCGATCGGCACCAATGTGCTGGCTGCGGATCTGAACACCACCGCCGCTTCCGTCACCGAGATGCTGAAGCGGCTTTCGGGAAAGCGGCTCGTCGACTACCGGCCGTACCACGGCGTTTCGTTGACCCTGGCCGGCAGGAAGGCCGCGTTGGCAACGATCCGCAAGCACAGGCTGTGGGAAATGTTTCTCGTAAAATCCCTGGGCTTTGGTTGGGACCAGGTGCATGACATCGCCGAACAGTTGGAACATATCCAGTCGGATCTCTTGACCGACCGGTTGGAAGCGTTCCTGGGGCATCCTGCTTTCGATCCGCATGGCGACCCGATACCGGACAGCCGCGGACGGATGCCGGACCGTCGCGAGCTCAGATTGGTGGAACTTTCACCCGGTGAATCGGGCATTCTGTGCAGCGTAGGAACGGACGATCCCGAATTCCTGCGTCAACTGGACGAGCTGGGTATCGGGCTGGGAACCCGGATCCAGTTGGAGGACCGGTATGCCTTCGACGGCTCTGCGCGGATCCGGATCCGGCCCGGCAGGCGCCAACTCTATCTTGCGGAACCGCTGATGCGCCATCTATTCATCCAGCGACCCGCACAGGCAGGAAAACGCGCTTCGACGAAGCGGCAATTCACGCGAACCGGCAAATAA